ACGCACAGTACGAGTTCATGCACGTCGGCCCGCTCGCGCCGCTGGGTCTTCTGCTTCAGGGCAAGTAAGTGCGGGAGGCGCCATCGATGAACACCTCCATCCTCGTTGGTGGCGCCACTGGCAGTGTCGCGACCGAGCGCCTGTTGGAGAAAGGCGTCCCCGCCCGCGACCCGAAGATACTGCCGACGTTTGAAGATTCGTGGGTCGTCCCGCGGCAACTCGACATGACGAGCGATGCGTCGGTGAAGGCTACAGCGTGCAGTGGTTCGAGCGCACCACGCGTAGCACGCGACCCGGAACGGCCTCTCGATGGGCTCCAAAGCAATCACTGGTCCGTACACCGGCAACGACTCCCACTATGCGTCGGCCGTTTGGTTAGGCAAGTGCGAAAAGCCTATCGGAGTTCCGATTAAAAGTTAGTCAGCCGATTTCTCGTACAGTGCCCAGACATAGCCGCCGGGTTCTGGCTCCTGGAACAGTCCCGCCCGGATAAAGCCAAGCGACTCGTAGTAAGCGCATAGCCTCGCGTTGTGGACGGCGCAGTCGAGTCGAACAAAACGCCGGTTCAAACCGCGCACCTTGCTAGCGCACCAATCAAGCATGAAGCCGCCGAGTCCACATCCGTTAAAGCCTTTTCGCACAGAAAGCCCATGCACATAGCCGGCGATCGGGTCTTGAGGTCCCCAGTGATTATCCTCGCCCAGGTCGAGCGAAAACGTTCCGACGGACATGCCATCCTGCTCGACGACGTAGACTTCTTTTTGCGAGACATTGTTCAATACCCATCTTGCAGAAAATCCGTCTCCCTCCTTGCCCCACGCATAGTCGTTGTGCGACACCTTCTTTGCGTGCGCATCGTTCCGGATCTGTGTAAGCACCGGAACGTCATCCGCGGTTGCTCGGCGGACGTTTTTTGAGGTCATCGCTTATTTCTCCGTTGAGCTGTCTTGATGGGGGAAGAGCGAAGATTAGCAACGCGCCCTTACGTTTCGCCAAACCACTCCGTGCCGGTGTCAGGTATCGATTTAACCAGCGACGTCATAAATCTTCTCTTCTGTTTTCGTGGATCTTGCTCTACTAACACTCATCCAGATCATGCCGAGCAATACTATTGGCGTCCAATGCAACAGTGGGG
This genomic stretch from Paraburkholderia caffeinilytica harbors:
- a CDS encoding GNAT family N-acetyltransferase, with the protein product MTSKNVRRATADDVPVLTQIRNDAHAKKVSHNDYAWGKEGDGFSARWVLNNVSQKEVYVVEQDGMSVGTFSLDLGEDNHWGPQDPIAGYVHGLSVRKGFNGCGLGGFMLDWCASKVRGLNRRFVRLDCAVHNARLCAYYESLGFIRAGLFQEPEPGGYVWALYEKSAD